In Rhodovulum sulfidophilum DSM 1374, the following are encoded in one genomic region:
- a CDS encoding CpaF family protein — protein sequence MFSRYRKPAPGKVPPAPPQPQAKTPPEAPAEASAPALPALPLQAAPNEKDRKRKERLGELKAELHKTLLENLNLAALEHAEEKELRTEIQAIASETLEEMGVVLNKDDRNQLYQELFDEVTGLGPLEPLLKDDSVNDILVNGPRQIFVERGGKLQLTDIAFRDEKHLLRIIDRIVSAVGRRVDESTPYVDARLADGSRFNAMVPPVAVDGSLVSIRKFRKDKLGIDDLVRFGAFTEEMAAYLQAAVATRLNIIVSGGTGSGKTTTLNALSSFIDNSERILTIEDTAELQLQQTHVGRMESRPPNVEGKGAVSQRDCLKNALRMRPDRIIVGETRGNEVIDMLQAMNTGHDGSMTTIHANNARDAVSRLENMIAMAGIEMPLRAVRAQIASAVNLIVQASRLQDGSRRLVSITEVTGMEGEVISMQEVFRYERLGLDPGGRIAGRFTATGMRSHFSERFRQWGYDLPTAIFEPGRGG from the coding sequence ATGTTTTCGCGCTACAGGAAACCCGCGCCCGGCAAGGTGCCGCCCGCCCCGCCGCAACCGCAGGCCAAGACACCGCCCGAGGCCCCGGCCGAGGCATCGGCGCCCGCCCTCCCCGCCCTGCCGCTCCAGGCAGCGCCCAACGAGAAGGACCGCAAGCGCAAGGAGCGTCTGGGCGAGCTGAAAGCCGAGCTGCACAAGACGCTTCTGGAAAACCTCAACCTCGCCGCGCTTGAACATGCCGAAGAGAAGGAGCTTCGCACCGAGATCCAGGCCATCGCCTCGGAAACGCTCGAGGAGATGGGCGTCGTTCTGAACAAGGACGACCGCAACCAGCTTTACCAGGAGCTGTTCGACGAGGTGACCGGGCTCGGCCCGCTCGAACCGCTGCTGAAGGACGACAGCGTCAACGACATCCTGGTCAACGGCCCCCGTCAGATCTTCGTCGAGCGCGGCGGCAAGCTTCAGCTGACCGACATCGCCTTCCGGGACGAAAAGCACCTGCTTAGGATCATCGACAGGATCGTCTCGGCGGTGGGGCGGCGGGTCGACGAATCGACCCCCTATGTCGATGCCCGGCTGGCCGACGGCTCGCGCTTCAACGCGATGGTGCCGCCGGTCGCCGTCGATGGCAGCCTGGTCTCGATCCGGAAATTCAGGAAGGACAAGCTCGGCATCGACGACCTGGTGAGATTCGGCGCCTTCACCGAGGAGATGGCCGCCTATCTGCAGGCCGCGGTGGCGACGCGCCTCAACATCATCGTCTCGGGCGGCACCGGCTCGGGCAAGACCACGACGCTGAACGCGCTCTCCTCCTTCATCGACAATTCCGAACGGATCCTCACCATCGAGGACACCGCCGAGCTGCAGCTGCAGCAGACCCATGTCGGCCGGATGGAAAGCCGCCCCCCCAATGTCGAGGGCAAAGGCGCGGTCAGCCAGCGCGACTGTCTCAAGAACGCGCTCCGGATGCGGCCCGACCGCATCATCGTCGGCGAGACCCGCGGCAACGAGGTGATCGACATGCTGCAGGCGATGAATACCGGCCATGACGGCTCGATGACCACGATCCATGCCAATAACGCGCGCGACGCGGTCAGCCGGCTGGAAAACATGATTGCCATGGCCGGGATCGAGATGCCGCTGAGGGCGGTGCGGGCGCAGATCGCCTCGGCCGTCAACCTGATCGTGCAGGCCAGCCGCCTGCAGGACGGATCGCGCCGTCTGGTCTCGATCACCGAGGTGACGGGGATGGAGGGTGAGGTGATCTCGATGCAGGAAGTGTTCCGCTACGAACGCCTCGGGCTCGACCCCGGCGGCAGGATCGCCGGCCGGTTCACCGCGACCGGCATGCGCAGCCATTTCTCGGAGCGGTTCCGGCAATGGGGCTACGACCTTCCCACCGCCATCTTCGAGCCCGGACGGGGAGGCTAA
- a CDS encoding type II secretion system F family protein: MQIGTELLIYGLIFLSVLALVEGLYLTLFGKSISLNARVNRRLEMLERGLDRDQVLEQLRKEMTQHMRARGIPLYALLAERAQKANIAFTPLQLIAVMVALSVLAFLGLTIGTEAALPVRALASVAIGVGGVCTWVNGKASKRLGLIEEQLPDAVELMVRALRVGHPFVAAINIVAKEVPDPLGSEFGVIADEVAYGRDIGEALKDLAERVGMQDLRFLAVAVTIQQQSGGNLAEVLAGLAKVIRSRFKLFRRVKAITAEAKWSGMFLSGFPVAAILMISILKPDYYDAVKETAFFLPAAIAVAVFLVVNVIFMRVMINIKV, encoded by the coding sequence ATGCAGATCGGCACCGAACTCCTGATCTACGGCCTGATCTTCCTCTCGGTGCTGGCGCTGGTCGAGGGGCTGTACCTGACGCTTTTCGGCAAGTCGATCAGCCTGAACGCCCGGGTCAACCGGCGGCTCGAGATGCTGGAAAGGGGCCTCGACCGCGACCAGGTGCTGGAACAGCTCCGCAAGGAGATGACCCAGCACATGCGCGCCCGCGGCATCCCGCTTTACGCGCTTCTGGCCGAGCGGGCGCAGAAGGCCAATATCGCCTTCACCCCGCTGCAGCTGATCGCGGTGATGGTCGCGCTGTCGGTCCTGGCCTTCCTGGGATTGACGATCGGAACCGAAGCGGCCCTGCCGGTGCGCGCGCTGGCCTCGGTCGCGATCGGCGTCGGGGGCGTCTGCACCTGGGTCAACGGCAAGGCCAGCAAGCGGCTCGGGCTGATCGAGGAACAGTTGCCCGACGCGGTCGAACTGATGGTGCGCGCGCTGCGCGTGGGCCATCCCTTCGTCGCGGCCATCAACATCGTCGCCAAGGAGGTGCCCGACCCGCTGGGCTCGGAATTCGGGGTGATCGCCGACGAGGTCGCCTATGGCCGGGATATCGGCGAGGCGCTGAAGGATCTGGCCGAGCGGGTCGGGATGCAGGATCTGCGCTTTCTCGCGGTGGCGGTGACGATCCAGCAGCAATCGGGCGGCAATCTCGCCGAGGTGCTTGCGGGCCTCGCCAAGGTGATCCGGTCGCGCTTCAAGCTGTTCCGGCGGGTCAAGGCGATCACCGCCGAGGCGAAATGGTCGGGCATGTTCCTGTCGGGCTTCCCGGTCGCCGCGATCCTGATGATCTCGATCCTGAAGCCCGATTATTACGACGCGGTGAAGGAAACCGCCTTCTTCCTTCCGGCC